In Anaerolineales bacterium, one DNA window encodes the following:
- a CDS encoding GNAT family N-acetyltransferase produces MNYTLHKDFSQLDAQEWNALLKEAAGDFPFLRYEYQHAWWEHRGGGEWPVAELLLITAREGDKLIGIAPLFMAEYDGRQALLLNGSIEISDYLDVIVRTDDHARFVTGVLDFLASSAVDNWSALDWYNLPDDSPTLAVLQAESTARGWEHHEEVYRPTPRIVLNGSFEDYLASIDKKQRHEIKRKMRRAAESGRVRFSVVGKDADIEPELESFFHLMVQDPNKALFLKDVMRHQMSEVIRGAHKSGYLWLAFLDVDGVKAAAALNFDYNNKLWGYNSGVSRDHMELSPGWVLLGNVIQWCCENGRREFDFMRGDEEYKYRFGAVKRHVMRARVTKK; encoded by the coding sequence ATGAACTATACACTCCATAAGGATTTTTCCCAACTCGACGCGCAAGAATGGAACGCACTGTTAAAGGAAGCGGCAGGCGATTTTCCATTTTTGCGTTATGAATACCAACATGCCTGGTGGGAGCATCGTGGCGGCGGCGAATGGCCGGTTGCTGAACTTCTGCTCATCACTGCCCGTGAAGGTGACAAACTCATCGGCATTGCGCCGCTTTTCATGGCGGAATACGACGGCCGGCAAGCCCTGCTTTTGAACGGAAGCATTGAAATTTCCGATTATCTGGACGTGATCGTGCGGACGGATGACCATGCGCGATTCGTCACCGGGGTATTGGATTTCCTCGCTTCCAGCGCAGTCGACAACTGGTCTGCCCTCGATTGGTACAACCTGCCCGATGACTCTCCCACGCTTGCCGTGCTCCAGGCGGAATCCACTGCGCGCGGCTGGGAGCATCATGAAGAGGTCTATCGTCCCACTCCGCGCATCGTGTTAAACGGTTCTTTTGAAGACTATCTTGCAAGCATTGACAAGAAACAACGCCATGAGATCAAACGCAAGATGCGCCGTGCCGCTGAGTCCGGGCGGGTGCGTTTTTCTGTGGTGGGCAAGGATGCCGACATCGAACCCGAGTTGGAATCCTTTTTCCACTTGATGGTCCAGGATCCCAACAAGGCCCTTTTTCTCAAGGATGTGATGCGCCACCAGATGTCCGAGGTCATTCGCGGCGCGCACAAAAGCGGCTATCTCTGGCTTGCCTTCCTGGACGTGGACGGCGTGAAAGCCGCGGCAGCGCTTAATTTTGATTACAACAATAAACTCTGGGGGTATAACTCCGGTGTCAGCCGCGACCACATGGAACTCTCCCCCGGCTGGGTTCTGCTTGGGAACGTTATTCAGTGGTGCTGCGAAAACGGACGCCGCGAATTCGATTTCATGCGCGGCGATGAGGAATATAAATACCGCTTTGGAGCGGTGAAAAGGCACGTGATGCGGGCGAGGGTCACAAAAAAATAA